From Mytilus galloprovincialis chromosome 9, xbMytGall1.hap1.1, whole genome shotgun sequence, the proteins below share one genomic window:
- the LOC143045184 gene encoding uncharacterized protein LOC143045184 isoform X1, which yields MRLKDKMAYVIKTKKSEVQLPYLPKNGILKNGTDVTLDWYKDADKRELFDILRHIVHEEGDSYPQDEMSTIEDFRSYYLSHDVFVCKNTSTGEVIGGFYVKPNFPGRCSHICNAGFIVKASSRGYGIGTFMAEAYLQIACDLGYLASFFNLVFVSNESSLKLWRKLGFTEIGRVPNAGKLKGRGMTDALQFYYDLTSLTKLKVE from the exons ATGAGATTAAAG GACAAAATGGCGTATGTCATTAAAACCAAGAAATCAGAAGTACAGCTTCCGTACCTTCCTAAAAATGGTATACTTAAGAATGGAACTGATGTGACCCTTGACTGGTACAAGGACGCAGACAAGAGAGAATTATTTGATATTCTGAGACACATCGTGCATGAAGAGGGTGATAGTTACCCTCAAGATGAGATGTCTACTATAGAGGATTTCCGGTCATATTACTTATCccatgatgtttttgtatgtaaaaacaCATCAACTGGGGAAGTCATTGGAGGGTTTTATGTAAAGCCAAACTTTCCGGGAAGATGCTCGCATATCTGCAACGCTGGGTTTATAGTTAAAGCTTCGTCAAGGGGCTATGGAATAGGAACGTTTATGGCGGAAGCATATTTACAAATAGCATGTGATTTAGGATACCTTGCGTCGTTTTTCAACCTTGTATTTGTATCTAATGAATCGTCGCTTAAATTATGGAGAAAACTAGGATTTACCGAAATTGGAAGAGTCCCGAATGCTGGTAAATTAAAAGGAAGGGGCATGACAGACGCTCTTCAATTTTATTATGACTTAACTTCGTTAACGAAATTGAAAGTTGAATAA
- the LOC143045184 gene encoding uncharacterized protein LOC143045184 isoform X2 produces the protein MAYVIKTKKSEVQLPYLPKNGILKNGTDVTLDWYKDADKRELFDILRHIVHEEGDSYPQDEMSTIEDFRSYYLSHDVFVCKNTSTGEVIGGFYVKPNFPGRCSHICNAGFIVKASSRGYGIGTFMAEAYLQIACDLGYLASFFNLVFVSNESSLKLWRKLGFTEIGRVPNAGKLKGRGMTDALQFYYDLTSLTKLKVE, from the coding sequence ATGGCGTATGTCATTAAAACCAAGAAATCAGAAGTACAGCTTCCGTACCTTCCTAAAAATGGTATACTTAAGAATGGAACTGATGTGACCCTTGACTGGTACAAGGACGCAGACAAGAGAGAATTATTTGATATTCTGAGACACATCGTGCATGAAGAGGGTGATAGTTACCCTCAAGATGAGATGTCTACTATAGAGGATTTCCGGTCATATTACTTATCccatgatgtttttgtatgtaaaaacaCATCAACTGGGGAAGTCATTGGAGGGTTTTATGTAAAGCCAAACTTTCCGGGAAGATGCTCGCATATCTGCAACGCTGGGTTTATAGTTAAAGCTTCGTCAAGGGGCTATGGAATAGGAACGTTTATGGCGGAAGCATATTTACAAATAGCATGTGATTTAGGATACCTTGCGTCGTTTTTCAACCTTGTATTTGTATCTAATGAATCGTCGCTTAAATTATGGAGAAAACTAGGATTTACCGAAATTGGAAGAGTCCCGAATGCTGGTAAATTAAAAGGAAGGGGCATGACAGACGCTCTTCAATTTTATTATGACTTAACTTCGTTAACGAAATTGAAAGTTGAATAA